The proteins below come from a single Mycobacterium parmense genomic window:
- a CDS encoding conjugal transfer protein has protein sequence MRISNVWKKRITVLGHSAGRVALVILVASSSINGIALLWGFVFPPEPAPVAAVARDVINETDPVKAFAVNCVKGLLVGTTSGASNLTRCFPGGQKYELPTTSSMTVSNPAAWASKRKTSSNDIVLYSVKVQIDELPYPSAPPTTAFYQLPVAVYRDMGIQALDRISRVDMPPPGAYVPLGYSAPIAANSPLFTMLSGFATSFLTTSGGLERFITTDSGITAVGSYSSATVTAAQADNTPPDAPSDNNELATHIDVSARRSDYTLVSLSYSLTLRSVGGTWFVAQIDAIPLLADATPTPVPTTAVAPH, from the coding sequence GTGAGAATCAGCAACGTATGGAAGAAGCGCATCACGGTGCTGGGCCACAGCGCCGGCCGGGTCGCTCTTGTGATTCTTGTGGCCAGTTCGTCCATCAACGGTATCGCCCTGCTGTGGGGGTTTGTCTTTCCCCCTGAACCAGCACCAGTGGCGGCGGTGGCCCGCGACGTGATCAACGAGACCGATCCCGTGAAGGCTTTCGCCGTGAATTGCGTGAAAGGGCTACTTGTCGGAACCACCTCGGGTGCTTCGAATTTGACACGCTGCTTTCCCGGGGGACAAAAGTACGAGTTGCCCACGACATCGTCGATGACGGTGTCGAACCCGGCGGCGTGGGCATCTAAGCGCAAGACCTCTTCCAACGACATCGTGCTCTATAGCGTGAAGGTTCAAATCGACGAACTGCCCTACCCGTCGGCGCCGCCGACGACGGCTTTCTACCAGCTGCCGGTGGCGGTATACCGGGATATGGGCATTCAGGCTCTTGATCGGATCAGCAGAGTCGATATGCCGCCTCCGGGAGCCTATGTGCCGCTGGGCTATTCAGCACCAATCGCTGCCAACAGCCCACTTTTTACGATGCTGTCTGGGTTTGCGACGTCGTTTTTAACCACCTCGGGTGGACTGGAACGGTTTATCACCACCGACTCGGGCATCACAGCCGTAGGGTCGTACTCCTCGGCCACAGTGACTGCTGCTCAGGCCGACAACACTCCACCCGATGCTCCCTCCGATAACAACGAATTAGCCACGCACATCGATGTTTCGGCGCGCCGATCCGATTACACCCTCGTATCGCTGTCTTATTCCCTGACGCTGCGTTCGGTGGGCGGCACCTGGTTTGTTGCCCAGATCGACGCGATCCCGCTGTTGGCTGACGCGACACCGACACCGGTGCCCACCACGGCGGTAGCACCGCACTGA
- a CDS encoding type IV secretory system conjugative DNA transfer family protein, with translation MVNEPYTPYCGLTYNRQNVAVRAETAPHILVSAPTRTGKTRRILAPAALVHPGPEVLVSSKPDLAELVLTRRNIGITGVIDLRPEHTEVWPAGVRRMVTDPTRTIASAHEALTVAETMLATSGVGFSGASGGNAVAAGGLWESQAAPPLACLLYAASPQGNSLGMPWVLDAVQDFGIDETGGDQPIPELGRPSWLTAYGLCEQPKLAAPLYSVIAGMDSRLRDSIKITVSKAVTPWLRLGLSADEGAPYLSAVERVAVESFDVHMLDEPDATLFVIAPNTGSVAGAAVALIDSIVRHFRRKMANHQLTHPLLLELDEVCNSCPLPDLLTYVGESAGLGVNILATVQASAHFDVVFGSKYAEALREMFPGTLIMYGAHERHLLEQASHWLGETTRRTEAYEPTGGSRGQSSQFGQAIGWQELLPQSREEAQLLQRGTAGERVHIPDWTEFLALFDQAVQRRIKKAQWG, from the coding sequence GTGGTCAACGAACCGTACACCCCGTACTGCGGCCTCACCTACAATCGCCAAAACGTTGCCGTGCGTGCGGAGACAGCACCTCACATTCTGGTAAGCGCACCAACACGTACGGGTAAAACACGCAGGATTTTGGCCCCGGCGGCGCTCGTGCATCCTGGGCCGGAAGTTTTGGTGTCGTCGAAACCCGACCTGGCAGAGCTTGTTCTAACACGACGCAATATCGGGATTACCGGTGTGATTGATCTGCGGCCTGAGCACACTGAGGTATGGCCGGCCGGGGTTAGGCGTATGGTCACCGACCCGACCCGCACGATCGCCAGCGCCCATGAAGCACTGACCGTTGCTGAGACCATGCTCGCGACCTCGGGCGTGGGTTTCAGTGGCGCATCGGGCGGCAACGCTGTTGCTGCGGGCGGGCTTTGGGAAAGTCAGGCCGCACCGCCGTTGGCATGCCTGCTGTACGCGGCCAGCCCGCAGGGCAACAGTTTGGGAATGCCCTGGGTGCTCGATGCCGTGCAGGATTTCGGTATCGACGAAACCGGCGGCGACCAACCCATCCCCGAGCTCGGACGCCCGTCGTGGCTGACCGCTTACGGGCTTTGCGAACAACCGAAACTCGCGGCCCCGCTGTATTCTGTTATCGCCGGGATGGATTCCCGGCTGCGTGACAGCATCAAGATCACGGTGTCCAAGGCCGTAACACCGTGGCTGCGCTTGGGTTTGAGCGCCGACGAGGGAGCACCGTACTTGAGCGCGGTCGAACGTGTCGCTGTGGAGTCATTCGACGTCCACATGCTTGATGAGCCGGACGCCACATTGTTTGTGATCGCCCCGAACACCGGCTCGGTCGCCGGAGCCGCGGTGGCTCTGATCGATTCCATCGTGCGTCATTTCCGCCGCAAGATGGCCAATCATCAACTGACGCATCCGCTGCTGCTGGAACTCGACGAGGTATGTAACTCATGTCCGTTGCCGGATCTGTTGACCTACGTGGGGGAGTCAGCGGGACTGGGTGTCAACATCTTGGCGACGGTGCAGGCGTCGGCGCATTTCGACGTTGTATTTGGGTCCAAGTACGCTGAAGCGCTGCGGGAGATGTTTCCGGGCACGCTGATCATGTATGGAGCTCACGAGCGCCATTTGCTCGAACAGGCCTCACATTGGCTGGGAGAGACAACCCGACGTACCGAAGCCTATGAGCCCACAGGGGGGAGTCGGGGCCAATCGTCGCAATTCGGCCAGGCGATCGGTTGGCAGGAACTGCTTCCCCAAAGCCGGGAAGAAGCCCAGCTGTTGCAGCGCGGCACGGCTGGCGAGCGAGTTCATATTCCAGACTGGACCGAGTTCCTGGCTCTGTTCGACCAGGCGGTTCAGCGGCGAATCAAAAAGGCGCAGTGGGGTTGA
- a CDS encoding ATP-binding protein, which produces MVTTGPVAPPRPVDKAEAWSGIRDIDIQIGEAAPGQEWPGGPYRGVEWVAIAAIAGPTLLWVDSQPAGTTLPVLAGGVVLCVVTVGLMRLLLPKGRPSLSARLVFARNTIRPPHLITSQPRAAERKLRVDSSFDPPERVEDNLVFTGGGVYAEFLIDGLSVNMRSLDVHRRAARLTRNLGRYLPSGSQVRGLLVAEDQNAIMRAMVGPHTNKSTWIGQCKHWVPTIAQANKWITKGYRGPVRPRFWLTVPVDAGTAGRTPLGQGRRAWDWVSGRDKDSSTSIQHYASVARQICGALPDEFHVRAASPAQIHWYRRHRAMLGVIHEPMPAASTGPSSLSAHDFPTIAFDEGDNAGRPWWRPSFKALVRVYDPHEPTCRSSYQSFLTVEHFPETGLAFPRASYLNALLNVNTQASIEWTQHIYIRTPQDAQARNFRYTKNIKDQMRQRGHRGAENDELPRKLARTRAYTSHLNGNPAERELDHTVMIAVGADSPRVLEDAVKQVRQELDTVGIAVKRHRGAQALLWKAFNTGSENTCPLDEFRNPTSAHKWSLFLPLISGRVGNVKGSALAIDQTTMRPAIILHDPEGTARRNKNTGLAVVGDPGGGKSNRTKLSAYELILRGGRVVVFEPDTIAEWKQALTPIEGVRFIDPTTPQYLYDPLVIFPAHLAGRIAASHILPWIGLSYDSLLAKRYRRLVRPETRARQGITSHRTLLDYLRSQPDADNDELLLRLETAQEDFPGLFDDHLPPYRPEDSPATVYLTGNLGLPSTEDLTNADLYAKLSGTQRAGMAIYGLLIELEQRYMFDRLDVFDVMIFEECAELLAFPTTARIAHKFTRRGRKHASGIWFITQDFRDLARMGDEFVTQKWIFRVQDPELAYATLKWARIDPEMYPELVSALSEDTSPGSTADEDVFSDRGEWGGYATEAGAVDRARLGEGFLVDELGRPARVQFFGAPTEEQARAFDSTASVIA; this is translated from the coding sequence ATGGTGACCACCGGCCCAGTTGCCCCACCACGGCCCGTCGACAAGGCCGAAGCGTGGTCGGGCATCCGCGACATCGACATCCAGATCGGGGAAGCCGCTCCCGGGCAGGAATGGCCCGGCGGGCCCTACCGCGGGGTGGAATGGGTGGCCATTGCCGCGATCGCGGGTCCCACGCTGCTATGGGTCGACAGCCAGCCCGCCGGAACCACGCTTCCGGTCCTCGCCGGCGGGGTGGTGCTCTGTGTGGTGACCGTTGGGCTGATGCGGCTACTTTTGCCCAAGGGACGTCCATCTCTTTCAGCACGTCTCGTTTTTGCCCGCAACACTATTCGGCCACCTCACCTGATCACCTCGCAGCCTCGTGCCGCTGAGAGGAAGCTGCGTGTTGACTCCAGTTTTGACCCTCCTGAACGTGTCGAGGACAATCTGGTCTTCACCGGCGGAGGCGTCTATGCCGAATTCTTGATCGATGGTTTGTCGGTCAATATGCGCTCGCTTGACGTCCACCGGCGAGCCGCCAGGCTGACGCGGAACTTGGGGCGCTACCTGCCCTCAGGCTCGCAAGTGCGCGGGTTGCTGGTCGCCGAGGACCAAAACGCCATCATGCGGGCAATGGTGGGTCCGCACACCAACAAGTCGACATGGATTGGGCAGTGCAAGCACTGGGTCCCAACTATCGCCCAAGCGAACAAGTGGATCACCAAGGGATATCGCGGTCCCGTGCGCCCACGGTTTTGGCTAACGGTGCCAGTCGATGCTGGCACCGCGGGACGCACACCGCTCGGACAGGGCAGGCGGGCTTGGGACTGGGTCAGCGGGCGTGACAAAGACTCAAGCACATCGATTCAGCACTACGCCAGTGTTGCCCGCCAGATCTGTGGTGCCCTACCTGATGAGTTTCACGTTCGCGCGGCTAGTCCAGCGCAAATCCATTGGTATCGGCGACATCGCGCCATGCTCGGCGTCATCCATGAGCCGATGCCAGCGGCCAGCACGGGGCCGTCCTCACTGAGCGCTCACGATTTCCCTACCATCGCTTTCGATGAAGGCGACAACGCCGGGCGGCCATGGTGGCGACCCAGTTTCAAAGCCTTGGTTCGCGTCTATGATCCCCACGAGCCCACCTGCAGATCGAGCTACCAGTCGTTTTTGACCGTCGAGCACTTCCCGGAGACAGGCCTGGCCTTTCCACGCGCTTCGTATCTGAATGCGCTGCTCAACGTGAACACCCAGGCCAGTATTGAGTGGACCCAACATATTTACATTCGCACACCCCAGGATGCGCAAGCCCGCAATTTCCGCTACACCAAAAACATCAAAGACCAGATGCGTCAGCGTGGTCACCGCGGAGCTGAAAACGACGAATTGCCAAGGAAGCTAGCGCGCACGCGGGCCTACACATCGCATCTGAACGGCAATCCCGCCGAACGCGAGCTTGACCACACGGTGATGATTGCGGTCGGTGCCGACTCACCGCGGGTCTTGGAGGATGCGGTCAAACAGGTCCGCCAGGAGCTTGACACAGTCGGCATCGCTGTCAAACGCCACCGTGGCGCCCAGGCGTTGCTGTGGAAGGCATTCAATACCGGAAGTGAAAACACCTGCCCGCTCGATGAATTTCGCAATCCCACCAGCGCACATAAGTGGTCGCTGTTCTTGCCGCTGATTTCGGGCCGCGTGGGCAACGTCAAGGGCAGTGCGCTGGCCATCGACCAGACCACGATGCGACCGGCGATCATCCTTCACGATCCCGAGGGAACTGCGCGCCGAAACAAGAACACCGGGCTGGCCGTCGTCGGCGATCCCGGCGGCGGGAAGTCCAACCGCACCAAACTCTCGGCGTATGAACTGATCCTGCGTGGCGGACGCGTTGTGGTGTTCGAGCCAGACACAATCGCTGAATGGAAGCAGGCCCTCACACCCATCGAGGGTGTACGGTTCATCGACCCGACAACGCCGCAGTACTTGTATGACCCGCTGGTGATCTTCCCAGCGCACCTGGCAGGGCGCATCGCGGCCTCGCACATCCTGCCCTGGATTGGGCTGTCTTATGACAGCCTGCTTGCCAAGCGTTACCGACGTTTGGTGCGACCGGAAACCCGGGCCAGGCAAGGGATTACGAGCCACCGCACACTGCTGGACTATCTGCGTTCACAGCCGGACGCCGACAACGACGAGTTGCTGCTGCGCTTAGAAACAGCCCAGGAGGATTTTCCCGGGCTTTTCGATGACCACTTGCCGCCCTACCGGCCAGAAGACTCCCCGGCCACGGTCTACCTGACCGGCAACCTGGGCTTGCCCAGCACCGAGGATCTCACCAACGCCGATCTCTACGCGAAACTGTCGGGGACCCAGCGCGCCGGAATGGCTATCTATGGCCTGCTCATTGAGCTAGAGCAGCGATACATGTTCGACCGCCTCGACGTATTCGACGTCATGATCTTCGAGGAGTGCGCCGAACTGCTTGCCTTTCCCACCACGGCACGCATTGCGCACAAATTCACTCGGCGGGGCCGTAAGCACGCGAGTGGAATCTGGTTCATCACACAGGATTTCAGGGACCTTGCCCGCATGGGGGATGAGTTTGTCACACAAAAATGGATCTTTCGTGTTCAAGACCCTGAACTGGCCTACGCGACACTGAAGTGGGCGCGCATCGACCCAGAAATGTATCCAGAGCTTGTCAGCGCACTAAGCGAGGACACCAGTCCTGGCTCCACCGCTGATGAAGACGTGTTCTCTGATCGCGGGGAATGGGGCGGCTACGCCACCGAGGCCGGGGCGGTCGATCGTGCCCGACTCGGCGAGGGATTCTTAGTCGACGAACTTGGACGTCCCGCACGCGTTCAATTTTTCGGCGCGCCAACCGAAGAGCAGGCACGCGCATTCGATAGCACCGCATCGGTGATCGCATGA
- a CDS encoding serine/threonine-protein kinase codes for MSTQRIATLRQRNDFPDAVGEIAQGPIWDLDVVAGWNSSGLRQTKAGRPKSDEKTRTLGGRFLLEHARIGGGGFADVFRATDRKTSELVAVKVLKDTVAVDPEAIKRFRRELRLLEDLHHPNVISVLAHGETDDDNIWYAMPLAQGSLTDYVDTVGGQARLIVDIMRQICTGLGYVHDRGIYHRDLKPANVLRLSNGDWAVSDFGLAVEAERHTDPLTSTLRQGLGTWVYTAPEQWQRARSADHRSDIYGLGKILQELVTQDFPVNNEVEPGPLRPVIETAIANSPDRRYQSIEHFMNALERAVDAHEEYVANESKEEAAERLQDRMRSPSVADADLIEMIEWAAALDESSHDDMHVLTRVLPWCTRGSVKFLWSEQRGAFQRVYQRFTDFLRHGNFSFEYCDVLADFTRIVVAETKDSSVMRMSVGALASLGPRHNRWHVRDVLVKILQEVKSDEMASAAVEALRAADADDVEWSISDFAIRTLPPAIRSGVEKLRPPKSSAS; via the coding sequence CTATCTGGGACCTCGATGTTGTCGCTGGATGGAACAGCTCAGGCCTCCGTCAGACCAAGGCCGGCAGGCCGAAGTCGGACGAGAAGACCCGCACGCTGGGTGGGCGATTCCTGCTGGAACACGCTCGGATCGGTGGTGGCGGCTTCGCCGACGTCTTCCGTGCCACCGACCGCAAGACCAGCGAACTGGTCGCCGTCAAAGTGCTGAAGGACACCGTCGCGGTTGACCCCGAAGCCATCAAGAGGTTTCGGCGTGAGCTTCGGCTCCTCGAAGACCTGCACCACCCCAACGTTATTTCGGTGCTTGCCCACGGCGAGACCGACGACGACAACATCTGGTATGCGATGCCGTTGGCGCAGGGCAGCCTGACCGACTACGTCGACACGGTGGGCGGCCAAGCGCGATTGATCGTCGACATCATGCGTCAGATCTGCACGGGGCTCGGTTACGTCCATGATCGGGGCATCTATCACCGAGATCTCAAGCCGGCCAACGTTTTGCGGCTGAGCAACGGCGATTGGGCGGTATCGGATTTCGGGCTTGCCGTTGAGGCCGAGCGGCACACCGACCCGCTGACCTCAACGCTGCGACAAGGGTTGGGCACGTGGGTCTACACAGCACCGGAGCAGTGGCAACGGGCCCGAAGCGCCGACCACCGTTCCGACATCTACGGTCTGGGCAAGATCCTGCAGGAGCTCGTGACTCAGGACTTCCCAGTGAACAACGAGGTGGAGCCCGGCCCGCTGCGACCTGTCATCGAGACCGCGATCGCCAACTCGCCTGATCGCCGTTACCAGTCGATCGAGCACTTCATGAATGCACTCGAGCGTGCTGTTGATGCACACGAGGAATACGTGGCCAACGAGTCGAAGGAAGAGGCAGCGGAGCGCCTGCAGGACCGCATGCGCAGTCCGTCGGTCGCCGACGCGGACTTGATCGAGATGATCGAGTGGGCAGCCGCGTTGGATGAGTCCAGCCACGACGACATGCACGTGCTGACCCGAGTGCTGCCCTGGTGCACTCGAGGGTCCGTCAAATTCCTCTGGAGCGAACAGCGGGGCGCGTTCCAGCGCGTCTACCAGCGGTTCACCGACTTTCTGAGGCATGGGAACTTCTCGTTCGAGTACTGCGACGTGCTGGCTGACTTCACCCGCATTGTCGTGGCCGAGACGAAGGACTCCAGCGTGATGCGGATGAGCGTGGGCGCGCTCGCGTCGCTGGGGCCCCGCCACAACCGGTGGCACGTGCGTGACGTCCTGGTCAAGATCCTGCAGGAGGTCAAGTCTGACGAGATGGCCTCGGCAGCAGTGGAAGCGTTGCGGGCGGCCGACGCCGATGACGTCGAGTGGTCGATCAGCGATTTCGCGATCCGCACGCTGCCCCCCGCGATCCGTAGCGGCGTCGAGAAGCTGCGGCCTCCGAAGAGTTCCGCATCCTGA
- a CDS encoding helix-turn-helix domain-containing protein: MSRVELARRGGPNRSTLHKSSNGSRTMSLATLARLDEALGWAHGSSRAILDGGVPATPPPQDTHVHTVLHAVEGLVEQCHSILADARQLLTELLTSRDPAEHAR; the protein is encoded by the coding sequence ATGTCCCGTGTCGAACTGGCCCGCCGCGGCGGACCCAACCGCTCGACACTGCACAAATCCAGTAACGGCTCACGCACCATGTCGCTGGCCACGCTGGCCCGACTCGATGAGGCGCTCGGGTGGGCCCACGGGTCGTCAAGGGCGATCCTTGACGGCGGGGTCCCAGCCACACCACCGCCCCAAGACACCCACGTACACACCGTTTTGCACGCCGTCGAAGGCCTCGTCGAGCAATGCCACTCAATCTTGGCCGACGCCCGTCAGCTGCTCACCGAACTCCTGACAAGCCGGGACCCGGCCGAGCATGCCCGCTGA
- a CDS encoding AAA family ATPase gives MSARDYFDIGISRLGFGGPVADHAGAREAFTQATDMDPGMCDAWMGLAVAGDVSLNTMRGAYDALSTLHRETRRIGLADSALAPTVSTPFLIDLYPHTPTGITIAYAATLVSQGDYDQAEKILDGVDLTVEPAQAQIHRFIGATMFFLTRRWPDLLTWTSQASSSSGGIVEAATRLLKGIAQTGLGQFEAALATLTSVVTQADQAKLDQSGIDTSHLLAEAAVYRGLCHRALGDEAAARKEFSAASVDGQLRPDAAAALDDPGYGVTVTTPDVIAARSNRWDPDSGPSVADLRRARQRKEAVRVLERAERELDEFIGLRRVKEHVKELKFVKVYDQKMAERGVQIGERDTLHMTLVGPPGTAKTSIARLICEMYFGLGILESPEFIEVSRKDLVDEHIGGTEKKTSAILQAAKGCALFIDEAPELYKPDNERDFGHIAVDVIMKWAEDHRHDTMIAMAGYASPMNRLLSANPGLRSRFPFQLEFTSCDTDDLVRIAELFAARFHVAIEPSALSRFSSNAEWLCNTPSTRPGEPHMLIDVAANGRFARTVIEQALRKAKARIAADPTVDLLTADLSSISTITLADMDAALTDVLAAFELVTP, from the coding sequence GTGAGTGCCCGTGACTATTTCGACATCGGGATTAGCCGCCTGGGCTTCGGTGGGCCCGTGGCCGATCACGCGGGAGCGCGCGAAGCCTTCACGCAGGCCACCGACATGGATCCCGGCATGTGCGACGCGTGGATGGGGTTGGCGGTTGCTGGCGACGTCAGCCTTAACACCATGCGCGGCGCATATGATGCGCTATCGACTTTGCATCGCGAAACGCGTCGGATTGGCCTGGCAGATTCTGCGCTAGCGCCAACCGTGTCTACGCCATTCCTCATTGACCTTTACCCGCACACTCCGACCGGGATCACCATCGCCTACGCGGCGACACTTGTTAGCCAAGGCGACTACGACCAGGCCGAAAAGATCCTCGACGGGGTTGACCTCACCGTCGAGCCCGCGCAAGCGCAGATACACCGGTTCATCGGGGCCACAATGTTTTTCCTGACGCGCCGCTGGCCAGACTTGTTGACGTGGACCTCGCAGGCCTCGTCGAGCAGCGGTGGAATCGTGGAGGCCGCCACACGGCTGCTCAAAGGAATCGCCCAAACCGGGCTGGGACAGTTCGAGGCGGCGCTGGCCACATTGACATCCGTCGTGACGCAGGCCGACCAGGCCAAGCTCGACCAGAGCGGCATCGATACCTCGCACCTGCTGGCCGAGGCGGCCGTATATCGCGGCTTGTGCCACCGCGCGTTGGGGGACGAGGCCGCCGCCCGCAAAGAGTTCAGCGCAGCCAGCGTAGACGGTCAACTGCGCCCGGACGCCGCCGCCGCGCTCGATGACCCCGGCTACGGCGTCACCGTCACGACCCCAGACGTGATTGCCGCCCGGTCCAATCGGTGGGACCCGGATTCTGGACCGAGCGTGGCCGACCTGCGCAGAGCCCGGCAACGCAAGGAAGCCGTACGTGTGCTGGAGCGCGCCGAACGCGAACTCGACGAATTCATTGGGCTCCGCCGCGTCAAAGAGCATGTCAAGGAACTCAAGTTCGTCAAGGTCTACGACCAGAAGATGGCCGAGCGCGGCGTCCAGATCGGTGAGCGCGACACCTTGCACATGACTCTGGTCGGCCCGCCGGGGACCGCGAAAACCTCGATAGCACGGCTGATTTGCGAGATGTATTTCGGCCTGGGCATCCTCGAATCGCCAGAATTCATCGAAGTCTCCCGCAAGGATCTTGTCGACGAGCACATCGGTGGCACCGAGAAGAAAACATCAGCGATCTTGCAAGCTGCCAAAGGCTGTGCACTGTTCATCGACGAGGCACCCGAACTCTACAAACCGGATAATGAGCGCGATTTCGGCCACATCGCCGTTGACGTCATCATGAAGTGGGCAGAAGACCATCGCCACGACACAATGATCGCCATGGCTGGCTACGCCAGCCCAATGAACCGGCTTTTGAGCGCTAACCCGGGACTGCGGTCACGGTTCCCGTTCCAGCTCGAATTCACCTCCTGCGACACCGACGACCTGGTACGGATCGCTGAGCTGTTCGCAGCGCGGTTCCATGTGGCCATCGAACCCTCCGCTCTTTCGCGCTTCAGCAGCAACGCTGAGTGGCTATGCAACACGCCAAGTACACGCCCCGGTGAACCACACATGCTCATCGATGTCGCCGCCAACGGCCGGTTCGCCCGAACCGTCATTGAACAAGCCCTGCGCAAAGCCAAAGCCCGCATCGCAGCGGACCCGACGGTGGACTTGCTCACCGCCGACCTGAGCAGCATTAGCACAATCACGCTGGCAGACATGGACGCTGCCCTCACCGACGTCCTGGCGGCCTTTGAGCTCGTCACGCCCTAA
- a CDS encoding DEAD/DEAH box helicase, giving the protein MKIDQYVTLRPTVTGNASLREPQIEAYETLTGHDFDAPEGREVSVVLPVGCGKSGLLALTPFAAQSHRALLVAPNLKIADQLLKDLTPSDPKFFYLKRKVLDSAPFPEPAEIRGTSTNVTDLEVADIVVTNIHQLQRAENTWLAKLPADFFDLIMFDEGHHNVAESWDTLRRHFPDARIVNVSATPGRADGRIMAGEIIYSYPISRAVEKGYVKRINGYRLNPTTLHYVRRPDDNTEVEVSLEEVRRLGERDAGFRRSVVSSDATLTTIAEASRQKLFELREKTGEARLKIIAAALNMEHCKQVVAKFRELGLRADFVHSLIEGKSKANERVYQRLENHELDVIVQVRKLGEGYDHPYLSVAAVFSIFNNLSPFMQFVGRIMRVIPDVDPFDAVNDGVVVFHVGGNITGVWNDFQEFAEADQEFFAQLIDETVVEPLPTREPPPGGGQNAPLPVITGQADIQLENLTLIALSADPDVAQALTVLKEKGIDTGVKFDQLQRVQPTKQQTRRSKKTLLDDLVKNEAGKFLAKHSLNRVGRELDRTRENFVTVKSAIDRRIKTMVPSGATNRKDYTADDCDYLIARLPQIVAAVEEELRHG; this is encoded by the coding sequence ATGAAAATCGACCAGTACGTCACCCTGCGACCCACCGTGACGGGCAATGCGTCCTTGCGCGAGCCGCAGATCGAGGCATACGAAACGCTCACCGGGCACGACTTCGACGCTCCCGAGGGCCGCGAAGTCTCCGTCGTGCTGCCGGTGGGCTGCGGGAAGTCAGGCCTCCTGGCTCTCACGCCGTTCGCCGCACAGTCTCACCGCGCACTGCTGGTCGCACCGAACCTCAAGATCGCCGACCAGCTGCTGAAGGATCTGACACCTAGCGACCCGAAGTTCTTCTACCTTAAGCGCAAAGTGTTGGACTCCGCGCCGTTCCCAGAGCCCGCAGAAATCCGAGGCACGTCGACCAACGTCACCGATCTCGAAGTGGCTGACATCGTGGTGACGAATATTCATCAGCTCCAGCGAGCCGAAAACACCTGGCTTGCAAAGCTTCCTGCCGACTTCTTCGATCTGATCATGTTCGACGAAGGCCATCACAACGTGGCCGAGAGCTGGGACACTCTGCGGCGGCACTTCCCGGACGCACGCATCGTGAACGTGAGCGCCACCCCCGGTCGTGCCGACGGGCGAATCATGGCCGGTGAAATCATCTACAGCTACCCCATCTCTCGCGCGGTGGAGAAGGGATACGTCAAGCGCATCAACGGCTACCGCCTCAACCCGACCACGCTGCACTACGTCCGGCGCCCTGACGACAACACCGAAGTCGAGGTGTCCTTGGAAGAGGTCCGCCGCCTCGGCGAGCGCGACGCAGGCTTCCGGCGCAGCGTCGTGAGCTCAGACGCCACCCTCACCACCATCGCCGAGGCCTCCCGCCAGAAATTGTTCGAGCTGCGGGAAAAGACCGGCGAGGCCAGGCTTAAGATCATTGCGGCGGCGTTGAACATGGAGCACTGCAAACAGGTCGTCGCCAAGTTCCGCGAACTGGGGCTCCGCGCCGACTTCGTTCACAGCCTGATCGAAGGCAAGAGCAAAGCGAACGAGCGAGTTTACCAGCGGTTGGAGAACCACGAACTCGACGTGATCGTACAGGTGCGCAAACTCGGTGAAGGATACGACCACCCGTATCTCAGCGTCGCCGCTGTCTTCAGCATCTTCAACAACCTCAGCCCTTTCATGCAGTTCGTGGGGCGCATCATGCGGGTGATTCCAGATGTTGACCCCTTCGATGCCGTCAACGATGGCGTCGTCGTTTTTCACGTCGGCGGCAACATCACCGGGGTCTGGAACGACTTCCAGGAGTTCGCCGAAGCAGACCAAGAGTTCTTCGCGCAGCTCATCGACGAGACCGTTGTTGAACCCCTGCCCACTCGCGAACCCCCACCTGGAGGTGGCCAGAACGCTCCGCTGCCGGTGATCACTGGCCAGGCCGACATCCAACTCGAAAACCTGACCCTGATCGCCCTCAGCGCCGACCCAGATGTTGCGCAGGCCCTGACCGTGCTCAAGGAAAAGGGTATCGACACCGGAGTCAAATTCGATCAGCTACAACGCGTCCAGCCCACCAAACAACAGACACGTCGATCCAAAAAGACCCTGCTCGACGATTTGGTGAAGAACGAGGCTGGCAAGTTTCTGGCCAAACACAGCCTCAATCGCGTTGGCCGCGAGCTGGACCGCACCCGGGAGAACTTCGTCACCGTGAAATCGGCCATCGACAGGCGGATCAAGACAATGGTTCCCAGCGGTGCCACCAATAGGAAGGATTACACCGCGGACGACTGCGACTACCTCATCGCGCGGTTGCCTCAGATCGTTGCTGCGGTCGAGGAGGAACTGCGACATGGGTAA